The following proteins are encoded in a genomic region of Roseinatronobacter sp. S2:
- a CDS encoding ABC transporter ATP-binding protein has translation MPLLEVENLSVRLPVPSGWLHAVHEISFQLDQGEALAIVGESGSGKSMTALSLMRLLPRNAQLTADTLRMGDDDLLSMPDAQFADRVQGGRIGMIFQEPMTSLNPVYTIGRQMTEAAVRLGRMDTRAAHRRAVSLLDRVGIPEPGARMGQYPHQMSGGQRQRVMIAMALMLEPELLIADEPTTALDVTVQAQIMALLAELRRETGMAMILISHDLAVVSQTTERAAVMYCGELLEQGRTPDVLAQARHPYTGALLRAIPTIDGARRRLAAIPGTVEAQFAPPEACVFAPRCAEAMPACTRARPPLQGSSDHWARCVVIQPSPPTETPARALLQPDPATSNDAPMIEARNITKIYHLNAGFFSPKKEIRAVDDVSLMVRRGETLALVGESGSGKSTLARIMLGLVDPSSGSVSLQGQDITGMPDTTRARLVQPIFQDPYSSLNPRRTVAEIIARPLHLRGVGASERLRRAREMMELVGLPSRLLHSYPLNLSGGQRQRIAIARAMINNPEVLICDEPTSALDVSVQAQILNLLSDLQAEFGLTTLIITHDMAVVHQLASRVAVLLQGRLVEQGPASRVLCAPEDAYTQALLQAAPRFDSAALAAGAGA, from the coding sequence ATGCCCTTGCTCGAAGTTGAAAACCTGTCAGTGCGCTTGCCTGTCCCATCAGGTTGGCTGCATGCGGTGCATGAAATATCCTTCCAGCTTGATCAGGGCGAAGCGCTGGCGATTGTCGGTGAAAGCGGGTCGGGAAAGTCAATGACGGCACTTTCGCTTATGCGGCTGCTACCGCGCAACGCGCAACTGACAGCTGATACTTTGCGGATGGGGGACGATGATTTGCTTTCCATGCCCGATGCGCAATTTGCCGACCGTGTTCAGGGCGGGCGCATCGGGATGATCTTTCAGGAACCGATGACATCATTAAATCCGGTTTATACAATCGGTCGACAAATGACGGAAGCTGCGGTCCGATTGGGGCGCATGGATACGCGGGCTGCGCATAGGCGGGCCGTTTCGCTGCTTGACAGGGTGGGAATTCCTGAACCCGGCGCGCGGATGGGACAATACCCGCATCAGATGTCGGGGGGGCAACGCCAACGCGTGATGATCGCTATGGCGCTCATGCTCGAACCCGAATTACTGATCGCGGATGAACCCACGACGGCGCTGGACGTGACAGTTCAGGCGCAGATCATGGCACTTCTGGCAGAACTGCGCCGCGAAACCGGAATGGCTATGATCCTGATATCGCATGATCTTGCAGTGGTTTCACAAACCACTGAGCGCGCGGCTGTCATGTATTGCGGCGAACTTCTGGAACAGGGCCGCACACCAGATGTGCTGGCGCAAGCGCGACATCCGTATACTGGCGCATTGCTGCGGGCGATCCCGACTATTGACGGGGCACGCCGCAGGTTGGCCGCAATTCCAGGCACTGTCGAAGCACAGTTTGCCCCGCCTGAAGCCTGTGTTTTTGCGCCACGTTGCGCCGAAGCCATGCCCGCCTGCACCCGTGCGCGCCCTCCGTTACAAGGATCTTCCGATCATTGGGCGCGCTGCGTCGTGATACAGCCAAGCCCGCCCACCGAAACGCCCGCGCGCGCCTTGCTCCAACCGGACCCTGCAACATCAAATGATGCGCCGATGATAGAGGCACGCAATATCACCAAGATTTACCACCTGAATGCCGGTTTCTTCAGCCCGAAAAAGGAAATTCGCGCCGTTGATGACGTGTCGTTGATGGTGCGACGTGGCGAAACGCTGGCGCTTGTGGGCGAAAGCGGATCGGGAAAGTCGACTTTGGCACGCATCATGTTGGGGCTGGTCGATCCCAGCAGCGGTTCGGTTTCGCTTCAGGGGCAAGATATCACCGGAATGCCGGATACCACGCGCGCGCGCTTGGTCCAGCCAATTTTCCAGGACCCCTATTCCTCGCTTAATCCGCGGCGCACGGTTGCTGAAATCATCGCACGCCCCCTGCATCTGCGCGGTGTTGGCGCAAGTGAGCGACTGCGTCGGGCGCGCGAAATGATGGAACTGGTAGGCTTGCCATCGCGTCTGTTGCACAGCTATCCGCTGAATCTGTCAGGCGGACAGCGCCAGCGCATTGCCATCGCCCGCGCGATGATTAACAACCCCGAAGTGCTGATCTGTGATGAACCAACTTCGGCACTGGACGTTTCCGTTCAAGCGCAGATCCTGAACCTTTTGTCGGATCTTCAGGCAGAGTTCGGCCTGACCACGCTGATCATCACCCACGACATGGCCGTTGTTCACCAACTGGCAAGCCGCGTTGCAGTGCTGTTGCAGGGCCGCCTTGTTGAACAAGGCCCTGCGTCACGCGTCCTTTGCGCACCCGAAGATGCGTATACGCAGGCATTGCTGCAAGCAGCGCCAAGGTTTGACTCTGCCGCCCTCGCTGCGGGGGCAGGCGCATGA
- a CDS encoding ABC transporter permease: MINYILQRVGLAIAVAFTVSLAAFLLLNIATDPAYAIAGEEADPEVIEQIRVRYGLDRPLWVRYLDWLTGVLRGDFGVSYYWNKPVATLVGERVGTTLTLAFSALFVTIAIAIPLGAAAALNRNTWIDSLALWLAVSAQAVPNFWLGLILIILFAVMIPIFPVSGDHTWLHFVLPAFVLGASSVPPVMRLMRTGLIEVMGSDYIRTARAKGYRGPTLLLRHALRNALLPVVSVLAVQLGQKVGGSVITESIFAINGLGRLALQSILGADIPTVQILIFLFALVFVAMNLLADILNAALDPRIRIR; encoded by the coding sequence ATGATAAATTATATATTGCAACGCGTGGGCCTTGCCATTGCAGTGGCGTTCACTGTTTCCCTAGCTGCGTTCCTGTTGCTGAACATCGCCACCGACCCTGCATATGCCATAGCAGGCGAAGAGGCAGACCCTGAAGTGATCGAACAGATACGCGTTCGCTATGGTTTGGACCGGCCGCTTTGGGTGCGTTATCTGGATTGGTTGACGGGTGTTTTGCGTGGTGATTTCGGCGTCAGCTATTATTGGAACAAGCCGGTAGCGACACTTGTTGGCGAACGCGTTGGCACCACGCTGACGCTGGCCTTTTCCGCACTTTTCGTGACCATTGCAATTGCCATCCCGCTGGGCGCCGCTGCGGCGCTGAACCGCAACACCTGGATCGACAGTCTGGCGTTGTGGCTGGCCGTATCGGCGCAAGCGGTTCCGAATTTCTGGCTGGGGCTGATCCTGATTATTCTGTTTGCAGTGATGATACCTATCTTTCCCGTATCGGGAGATCATACTTGGCTGCACTTTGTCCTGCCCGCCTTTGTTTTGGGGGCGTCCTCGGTGCCGCCGGTCATGCGACTGATGCGCACCGGCCTGATAGAAGTCATGGGTTCGGATTACATCCGCACGGCCCGCGCCAAGGGCTATCGTGGCCCGACACTGCTGCTTCGGCATGCGCTGCGCAACGCACTTTTGCCAGTGGTTTCAGTTCTGGCCGTCCAGTTGGGGCAGAAAGTTGGCGGGTCCGTGATTACCGAAAGTATTTTCGCAATCAATGGTCTGGGGCGCTTGGCATTGCAGTCAATCCTTGGTGCCGACATTCCCACCGTGCAGATCCTGATCTTTCTGTTCGCACTGGTATTCGTGGCAATGAACTTGCTGGCCGACATCCTGAATGCAGCCCTTGATCCAAGGATACGTATCAGATGA
- a CDS encoding ABC transporter substrate-binding protein, which produces MNNRLTRTLGSAVLASGLAFGHTAFAGPQDDTLRAAMSGEILNLDYLYTTRREYIILAQMTDATLFTMNPANQQIEPGVASSYEFVNDMTIDVQLRDDVRFHDGSALNAADVAYTYNWIIDPGSESHAQALISRWLDRAEVLDDHTVRFHLAAINPLIIRDMAQRVMLRKDGAYHQGDQVDHDAMALNLIGAGPYRVTRFNPGVELVLERFDDYFGDAPEIENIVVRNIPDMGTQQAELMSGGINWMFNVPLDVARSLDARPEIDHLAGPDLRVSFIVLDAAGVAQPDGPLTDLRVRQAMNHAINKPEIAEFLMGGGASEPIYSACHPVQFGCTQDVPRYEYDPDRARALLAEAGYPDGFSLDLWAYRERPNAEAIMADLEAVGIDINLRYVQLETLNQARASQDIAAYIGTWGSSGVADTALIARVHFSDTSDRHLSGDDQVVEWVLAAEQTADQDLRFGYYQQAITRIAEQAYWVPLVSYSADYLVTSDLEFPLDDDGVPRLQNARWK; this is translated from the coding sequence ATGAACAACAGACTCACAAGAACACTCGGCTCGGCCGTGCTTGCCTCTGGCCTTGCATTTGGACACACCGCATTCGCCGGACCACAAGATGACACGCTGCGCGCGGCGATGTCCGGCGAGATTTTGAATCTTGATTACCTTTACACCACGCGCCGGGAATACATCATTCTGGCACAGATGACGGACGCGACACTGTTCACCATGAATCCCGCGAACCAGCAAATCGAACCGGGCGTGGCGTCGTCTTATGAATTTGTGAACGACATGACGATCGATGTGCAGTTGCGCGACGATGTGCGGTTTCACGATGGAAGCGCACTTAACGCCGCAGATGTGGCCTACACCTATAACTGGATCATTGACCCAGGCTCTGAATCCCACGCGCAGGCCCTGATCAGCCGTTGGCTTGATCGCGCTGAAGTGCTGGACGATCATACAGTGCGTTTCCATCTGGCAGCCATTAACCCGCTGATTATTCGCGATATGGCGCAACGGGTCATGCTACGCAAAGACGGGGCCTATCATCAGGGCGATCAGGTTGATCATGACGCCATGGCCCTGAATCTGATTGGCGCTGGTCCCTACCGCGTGACCCGGTTCAATCCGGGTGTCGAACTGGTGCTCGAACGGTTCGATGATTATTTCGGCGATGCACCTGAAATCGAAAACATCGTCGTGCGGAACATTCCCGACATGGGCACACAGCAGGCCGAACTAATGTCCGGGGGGATTAACTGGATGTTCAACGTTCCGCTTGACGTGGCCCGAAGCCTTGATGCACGCCCTGAAATCGACCATCTGGCCGGACCGGACCTGCGGGTGTCCTTCATTGTGCTGGATGCGGCAGGGGTCGCGCAGCCAGACGGTCCGCTGACGGACCTGCGCGTGCGGCAGGCTATGAACCACGCGATCAACAAGCCGGAAATTGCCGAATTCCTGATGGGCGGCGGCGCGTCAGAGCCGATTTATTCCGCCTGTCATCCGGTACAGTTCGGATGCACCCAGGATGTCCCGCGTTATGAATACGACCCGGACCGCGCGCGCGCGTTGCTGGCCGAAGCGGGCTATCCTGATGGGTTCAGTCTTGATTTATGGGCCTATCGCGAACGACCCAATGCCGAGGCGATCATGGCTGATCTCGAAGCGGTCGGCATCGACATCAACCTGCGTTATGTCCAGCTTGAAACCCTTAATCAGGCGCGCGCATCACAAGATATCGCGGCCTATATCGGCACCTGGGGGTCAAGTGGGGTTGCAGATACAGCGCTTATCGCGCGGGTCCATTTCTCTGACACCAGCGACCGACATCTTTCGGGCGACGATCAGGTGGTTGAATGGGTTTTAGCGGCCGAACAGACCGCCGATCAGGACTTGCGCTTTGGTTACTACCAACAGGCCATCACCCGCATCGCCGAACAGGCGTATTGGGTGCCGCTGGTAAGCTATTCGGCAGATTACCTTGTGACGTCCGACCTTGAATTCCCGCTGGATGATGACGGTGTGCCCCGGTTGCAGAACGCGCGCTGGAAGTAA
- the thiS gene encoding sulfur carrier protein ThiS, whose protein sequence is MKIEVNGDAQNVLATNVEDALRELGWQGARVATALNGEFLPKAARATTDLSDGDRLEVLAPMQGG, encoded by the coding sequence ATGAAGATTGAAGTGAACGGCGACGCACAGAATGTGCTTGCTACAAATGTCGAAGACGCGTTGCGCGAACTGGGCTGGCAGGGCGCGCGCGTGGCCACCGCCCTGAACGGGGAATTCCTGCCAAAAGCCGCCCGCGCCACAACAGATCTGTCTGACGGGGACCGGCTGGAAGTGCTGGCCCCCATGCAAGGCGGCTAG
- a CDS encoding ABC transporter permease — MSRILKHPAHPTDTVEQLPPSPGQLVRTRAWNHRGFQIGAGILIVLILVAVFAPYLAPHHPFQQSLPNRLLPPVWVEGGNWTYPLGTDQVGRDYLSRLIYGTRISITIGLSAATIGLLIGVTLGVLAGYFGGWVDHAVNFVLTTQLALPGLLLAMALVFFIGPSLIVVICIIGVLHWTYFLVVTRSATQHIRSLDFVAAARASGASSRQIIWHEILPNLSSKIIVIFTFELGIAILAESALSFLGVGIQAPTPSWGLMIAEGKEAIFYRPWLVVLPGIFLFVLVIGANLMGDGLRDITSPEEKS, encoded by the coding sequence ATGAGCCGTATATTGAAACACCCCGCGCACCCCACGGACACTGTTGAACAGCTGCCGCCCAGCCCCGGCCAGTTGGTCCGCACACGCGCATGGAACCACCGCGGGTTCCAGATTGGGGCCGGTATCCTGATCGTGTTGATACTGGTTGCAGTCTTTGCTCCCTATCTGGCCCCGCATCACCCATTCCAGCAATCCCTGCCCAACCGCCTGCTGCCCCCTGTCTGGGTCGAGGGTGGCAACTGGACTTATCCACTGGGAACCGACCAGGTCGGGCGGGACTATCTAAGCCGGCTGATCTATGGAACACGCATATCCATCACCATCGGACTTAGCGCCGCCACCATCGGGCTGCTCATCGGGGTCACGCTTGGCGTGCTGGCGGGCTATTTTGGTGGTTGGGTCGATCACGCCGTCAATTTTGTGCTGACGACCCAACTTGCGTTGCCGGGGCTGCTTCTGGCCATGGCGCTTGTCTTTTTCATCGGCCCCTCTCTGATCGTGGTGATCTGCATTATCGGTGTTTTGCACTGGACCTATTTTCTAGTCGTCACGCGATCTGCCACACAGCATATCCGCAGTCTGGATTTTGTGGCGGCGGCGCGGGCGTCCGGTGCAAGTTCACGCCAGATCATCTGGCATGAGATCCTGCCAAACCTGAGTTCCAAGATCATCGTTATCTTCACATTTGAACTGGGTATCGCAATTCTGGCCGAGTCCGCTCTCAGTTTTCTGGGGGTTGGCATTCAGGCGCCGACACCCAGTTGGGGCTTGATGATCGCCGAAGGCAAAGAGGCGATCTTCTACCGCCCCTGGCTGGTCGTGCTGCCCGGTATATTCCTGTTTGTTCTGGTAATCGGCGCCAACCTGATGGGCGACGGCCTGCGCGACATCACCTCACCCGAGGAGAAAAGCTGA
- the thiD gene encoding bifunctional hydroxymethylpyrimidine kinase/phosphomethylpyrimidine kinase → MIPIALTIAGSDSGGGAGIQADLKAFSALGVYGASVITALTAQNTRAVTMVEPVSPAMIAAQMHAVFDDLAIRAVKLGMLGDAVAIATVAAGLRGHDMPVVLDPVMVAKSGDRLLPSDALAALRSELLPRATVLTPNLPEAADLLGTVPARSDAEMLEQGQALRALGAQAVLMKGGHGDGPDCVDLLIDAQGVTRLTAPRRATQNTHGTGCTLSAAIAAGLAQGMDLTVAVTRAHTYLQGAIAHADGLGVGSGHGPVHHFHGVWPNG, encoded by the coding sequence TTGATCCCTATAGCCCTGACCATAGCCGGTTCGGATTCCGGTGGCGGTGCCGGTATTCAGGCCGATCTGAAGGCATTTTCCGCGCTGGGCGTTTATGGCGCATCGGTCATCACGGCATTGACGGCGCAGAACACGCGCGCGGTCACCATGGTCGAACCCGTAAGCCCTGCGATGATTGCCGCACAAATGCATGCGGTGTTTGATGATCTGGCAATTCGTGCGGTCAAACTGGGTATGTTGGGCGATGCCGTAGCAATCGCGACGGTGGCGGCAGGGCTGCGCGGGCATGATATGCCGGTGGTGCTGGACCCCGTGATGGTCGCAAAATCCGGCGACAGGTTGCTGCCATCCGATGCGCTGGCGGCGTTGCGTTCTGAATTGTTGCCGCGCGCCACGGTGCTCACGCCGAACCTGCCTGAAGCTGCGGATTTGCTGGGCACTGTGCCTGCGCGCAGTGACGCCGAAATGCTGGAACAGGGGCAGGCATTGCGCGCGTTGGGTGCGCAGGCGGTGCTGATGAAAGGCGGGCACGGGGACGGGCCGGACTGTGTGGACCTGTTGATTGACGCGCAAGGTGTGACCCGCCTGACCGCTCCGCGGCGCGCAACGCAAAACACCCATGGCACCGGCTGCACATTGTCGGCTGCAATCGCGGCGGGGCTGGCGCAGGGTATGGATCTGACAGTGGCCGTGACGCGCGCGCATACCTATTTGCAGGGCGCGATTGCCCATGCGGACGGGCTGGGCGTGGGGTCCGGGCATGGGCCGGTGCATCATTTTCACGGGGTCTGGCCCAATGGCTGA
- a CDS encoding FAD-dependent oxidoreductase: MADVTIIGAGVAGLWAAWALCKAGAGVRLIDRNGAPGPHGCSWWAGGMLAPFCEGAVAEAPVVAHGQQAAAAWANVTTVTYRGSLVVALERDRAELARFARRTSGHELITDELHLLEPDLPTPSQALFFSAEAHLDPRDALADLVAALKGRGVSIEQGDVTPDDITGPVIDARGMASPVPGLRGVRGEMVVLRAPDIALTRPVRLLHPRHPLYIVPRANGVYMLGATQIESTDRRGISARSTLELLSAAYALDPRFAEAEVLETGADLRPAFADNVPRVVRQGRVLHLNGLFRHGYLMAPALAQQAADFLTHGIKGDLFHED, from the coding sequence ATGGCTGATGTTACCATCATCGGGGCCGGTGTGGCAGGGCTTTGGGCCGCTTGGGCATTGTGCAAGGCCGGTGCGGGCGTGCGCCTGATTGACCGCAACGGCGCGCCCGGCCCGCATGGGTGTTCATGGTGGGCAGGGGGCATGCTGGCCCCGTTTTGCGAAGGGGCGGTCGCCGAAGCCCCCGTTGTCGCGCATGGCCAGCAGGCTGCCGCCGCCTGGGCAAATGTCACAACCGTGACCTATCGCGGATCGCTTGTCGTGGCACTGGAACGCGATCGGGCCGAGCTGGCGCGCTTTGCCCGCCGCACCAGCGGGCATGAGCTGATCACCGATGAACTGCACCTGCTGGAGCCTGACCTGCCGACCCCGTCGCAAGCGCTGTTCTTCAGCGCCGAGGCCCATCTGGACCCGCGCGATGCGCTTGCTGATCTGGTGGCCGCGCTGAAGGGGCGGGGCGTCAGCATTGAACAAGGGGATGTCACGCCTGATGACATCACCGGCCCGGTAATCGATGCGCGCGGCATGGCAAGCCCTGTGCCGGGCCTGCGCGGTGTGCGGGGCGAAATGGTGGTTTTGCGTGCGCCCGATATTGCGCTGACCCGCCCTGTGCGCCTGCTGCATCCGCGCCATCCGCTGTATATCGTGCCGCGCGCGAATGGCGTCTATATGCTGGGCGCGACCCAGATCGAAAGCACGGACCGGCGCGGAATTTCGGCGCGATCCACGCTTGAACTGCTGTCTGCGGCCTATGCCCTTGACCCGCGCTTTGCCGAGGCCGAGGTGCTGGAAACCGGTGCGGATTTGCGCCCAGCCTTTGCCGATAATGTGCCGCGCGTGGTCCGGCAGGGGCGAGTTTTGCACCTGAACGGCTTGTTCCGGCACGGCTATCTGATGGCGCCTGCACTGGCGCAGCAGGCGGCGGATTTCCTGACCCACGGCATCAAGGGGGATTTGTTCCATGAAGATTGA